From Harpia harpyja isolate bHarHar1 chromosome 19, bHarHar1 primary haplotype, whole genome shotgun sequence, one genomic window encodes:
- the ZBTB34 gene encoding zinc finger and BTB domain-containing protein 34 isoform X1 codes for MDDVEINLFNWKSRLLFTSVEMDSSSFIQFDVPEYSNTVLSQLNELRLQGKLCDIIVHIQGQPFRAHKAVLAASSPYFRDHSALSTMSGLSISVIKNPNVFEQLLSFCYTGRMSLQLKDVVSFLTAASFLQMQCVIDKCTQILESIHSKISVGDVDSVTVGAEENSENRNGVKDSSYFANPIEISPPYCSQVRQSTAGSDLRMETTPGKTLRSRLQEEGHSDRGSSGSISEYEIQIEGDHEQGDLIVRESQIAEVKVKMEKSDRPSCSDSSSLGDDGYHTEMVDGEQVVAVNVGSYGSVLQHVYSFTHASSQATGVSEAFGSLSNTSPSRSMLSCFRGGRARQKRVSAGHLHSDVQGLVQGADSESMVSNPGYENSPRERNTRGHWYPYNERLICIYCGKSFNQKGSLDRHMRLHMGITPFVCKYCGKKYTRKDQLEYHIRGHTDDKPFRCEICGKCFPFQGTLNQHLRKNHPGVTEVRNRVESPDRTEAFVEQKVDNDASASEAMDSSMEIHAMSNTSD; via the exons ATGGATGATGTTGAGATCAATTTGTTCAATTGGAAAAGCAG attacTCTTTACATCAGTAGAAATGGACAGCAGCAGTTTCATTCAGTTTGATGTGCCCGAGTACAGCAACACTGTTCTGAGCCAGTTAAATGAACTCCGCTTGCAAGGAAAGCTATGTGACATAATTGTGCATATTCAGGGTCAGCCATTTCGAGCCCATAAAGCTGTCTTAGCTGCCAGTTCTCCCTATTTCCGTGACCATTCAGCATTAAGCACCATGAGTGGCTTATCAATATCAGTTATTAAAAATCCCAATGTTTTTGAACAGCTGCTTTCTTTCTGTTACACTGGAAGGATGTCCTTACAGCTGAAGGATGTTGTTAGTTTTCTAACTGCAGCTAGCTTTCTACAGATGCAGTGCGTCATTGATAAATGCACACAGATACTGGAGAGTATTCATTCAAAGATCAGTGTTGGTGATGTTGACTCTGTCACTGTTGGtgctgaagaaaattcagaaaatcgCAATGGAGTTAAAGACAGCAGCTACTTTGCCAATCCTATTGAGATATCTCCCCCCTATTGCTCTCAGGTGCGACAGTCAACAGCAGGCAGCGATCTTAGGATGGAAACTACTCCAGGCAAAACTCTGCGTAGTCGTCTGCAAGAAGAAGGGCATTCAGATCGGGGAAGCAGTGGGAGTATCTCTGAATATGAGATTCAGATTGAAGGTGATCATGAGCAAGGAGACCTGATAGTAAGGGAAAGTCAGATTGCAGAGGTGAAAGTTAAAATGGAGAAGTCCGACAGGCCAAGCTGCTCTGATAGCTCTTCCCTTGGTGATGATGGATATCATACTGAAATGGTGGATGGAGAGCAAGTGGTAGCAGTAAATGTTGGTTCCTATGGGTCTGTCTTACAACATGTTTATTCGTTCACCCATGCCTCATCACAGGCTACAGGTGTGTCTGAAGCCTTCGGAAGCTTGAGCAATACGAGTCCTTCAAGGTCAATGCTGAGCTGTTTCAGAGGGGGTCGTGCACGCCAAAAACGGGTATCCGCTGGTCACTTGCATAGTGATGTTCAGGGCTTGGTGCAAGGGGCTGACAGTGAATCCATGGTGAGTAACCCAGGATATGAAAATAGTCCACGGGAAAGAAATACAAGAGGTCATTGGTATCCATACAACGAGAGGCTAATTTGTATTTACTGTGGGAAGTCTTTCAACCAGAAGGGGAGCCTTGATCGACACATGCGATTGCACATGGGAATAACTCCTTTCGTGTGCAAATATTGTGGGAAGAAATATACCCGCAAGGACCAACTTGAGTATCATATTCGTGGTCACACAGATGACAAGCCCTTTCGCTGTGAGATctgtggaaaatgttttcctttccaggGTACACTAAACCAGCATTTGCGAAAAAATCACCCTGGGGTAACAGAAGTAAGAAACAGGGTAGAGTCTCCAGACAGAACAGAAGCGTTTGTGGAACAGAAAGTAGATAATGATGCTTCGGCTTCTGAAGCTATGGATTCTAGTATGGAAATTCATGCAATGTCTAACACATCTGATTAA
- the ZBTB34 gene encoding zinc finger and BTB domain-containing protein 34 isoform X2 → MDSSSFIQFDVPEYSNTVLSQLNELRLQGKLCDIIVHIQGQPFRAHKAVLAASSPYFRDHSALSTMSGLSISVIKNPNVFEQLLSFCYTGRMSLQLKDVVSFLTAASFLQMQCVIDKCTQILESIHSKISVGDVDSVTVGAEENSENRNGVKDSSYFANPIEISPPYCSQVRQSTAGSDLRMETTPGKTLRSRLQEEGHSDRGSSGSISEYEIQIEGDHEQGDLIVRESQIAEVKVKMEKSDRPSCSDSSSLGDDGYHTEMVDGEQVVAVNVGSYGSVLQHVYSFTHASSQATGVSEAFGSLSNTSPSRSMLSCFRGGRARQKRVSAGHLHSDVQGLVQGADSESMVSNPGYENSPRERNTRGHWYPYNERLICIYCGKSFNQKGSLDRHMRLHMGITPFVCKYCGKKYTRKDQLEYHIRGHTDDKPFRCEICGKCFPFQGTLNQHLRKNHPGVTEVRNRVESPDRTEAFVEQKVDNDASASEAMDSSMEIHAMSNTSD, encoded by the coding sequence ATGGACAGCAGCAGTTTCATTCAGTTTGATGTGCCCGAGTACAGCAACACTGTTCTGAGCCAGTTAAATGAACTCCGCTTGCAAGGAAAGCTATGTGACATAATTGTGCATATTCAGGGTCAGCCATTTCGAGCCCATAAAGCTGTCTTAGCTGCCAGTTCTCCCTATTTCCGTGACCATTCAGCATTAAGCACCATGAGTGGCTTATCAATATCAGTTATTAAAAATCCCAATGTTTTTGAACAGCTGCTTTCTTTCTGTTACACTGGAAGGATGTCCTTACAGCTGAAGGATGTTGTTAGTTTTCTAACTGCAGCTAGCTTTCTACAGATGCAGTGCGTCATTGATAAATGCACACAGATACTGGAGAGTATTCATTCAAAGATCAGTGTTGGTGATGTTGACTCTGTCACTGTTGGtgctgaagaaaattcagaaaatcgCAATGGAGTTAAAGACAGCAGCTACTTTGCCAATCCTATTGAGATATCTCCCCCCTATTGCTCTCAGGTGCGACAGTCAACAGCAGGCAGCGATCTTAGGATGGAAACTACTCCAGGCAAAACTCTGCGTAGTCGTCTGCAAGAAGAAGGGCATTCAGATCGGGGAAGCAGTGGGAGTATCTCTGAATATGAGATTCAGATTGAAGGTGATCATGAGCAAGGAGACCTGATAGTAAGGGAAAGTCAGATTGCAGAGGTGAAAGTTAAAATGGAGAAGTCCGACAGGCCAAGCTGCTCTGATAGCTCTTCCCTTGGTGATGATGGATATCATACTGAAATGGTGGATGGAGAGCAAGTGGTAGCAGTAAATGTTGGTTCCTATGGGTCTGTCTTACAACATGTTTATTCGTTCACCCATGCCTCATCACAGGCTACAGGTGTGTCTGAAGCCTTCGGAAGCTTGAGCAATACGAGTCCTTCAAGGTCAATGCTGAGCTGTTTCAGAGGGGGTCGTGCACGCCAAAAACGGGTATCCGCTGGTCACTTGCATAGTGATGTTCAGGGCTTGGTGCAAGGGGCTGACAGTGAATCCATGGTGAGTAACCCAGGATATGAAAATAGTCCACGGGAAAGAAATACAAGAGGTCATTGGTATCCATACAACGAGAGGCTAATTTGTATTTACTGTGGGAAGTCTTTCAACCAGAAGGGGAGCCTTGATCGACACATGCGATTGCACATGGGAATAACTCCTTTCGTGTGCAAATATTGTGGGAAGAAATATACCCGCAAGGACCAACTTGAGTATCATATTCGTGGTCACACAGATGACAAGCCCTTTCGCTGTGAGATctgtggaaaatgttttcctttccaggGTACACTAAACCAGCATTTGCGAAAAAATCACCCTGGGGTAACAGAAGTAAGAAACAGGGTAGAGTCTCCAGACAGAACAGAAGCGTTTGTGGAACAGAAAGTAGATAATGATGCTTCGGCTTCTGAAGCTATGGATTCTAGTATGGAAATTCATGCAATGTCTAACACATCTGATTAA
- the ZBTB43 gene encoding zinc finger and BTB domain-containing protein 43 has protein sequence MESGSSSFRVEFPDFSSTILQKLNQQRQQGQLCDVSIVVQGHLFRAHKAVLAASSPYFCDQVLLKNSRRIVLPDVMNPRVFENILLSTYTGRLVMPAPEIVSYLTAASFLQMWHVVDKCTEVLEGNPTVLCQKMNHGSDHQSPSSSSYNGLVETFELGSGGQTEFHKVQELRDGENEEESSKDELSCQLTEHEYLPSNSSTEHDRLSTGMTSQDGEEGTSDSAEYQYTRPMYSKPSIMSHKRWIHVKPERFEQDCEGVDNPYDEHQVSESMNAIQADHSIQSSGVEDFHIGDKKMEAEFDEQADESNYDEQVDFYGSSMEEFSGERADGNLSAHRQDLMIAAGYGEGIEMATGIKEETSLTGFSHADKLYPCQCGKSFTHKSQRDRHMSMHLGLRPYGCGVCGKKFKMKHHLVGHMKIHTGIKPYECNICGKRFMWRDSFHRHVTSCTKSYQASKAEQSTTEMN, from the coding sequence ATGGAGTCTGGGTCAAGCTCTTTTCGAGTGGAATTTCCAGATTTTTCTAGCACCATTTTGCAGAAGTTAAACCAGCAGCGCCAGCAAGGACAATTATGTGATGTGTCCATTGTAGTTCAGGGCCACCTCTTCAGAGCCCATAAAGCTGTTCTTGCAGCTAGTTCACCTTACTTCTGTGATCAGGTTCTCCTAAAAAACAGCAGGCGAATAGTCCTGCCTGATGTGATGAATCCAAGAGTGTTTGAAAACATTCTTCTGTCTACCTATACAGGTCGGCTGGTAATGCCCGCTCCAGAAATTGTTAGTTATTTGACAGCAGCAAGTTTCCTTCAGATGTGGCATGTAGTGGATAAATGCACTGAAGTGCTAGAGGGCAACCCAACAGTTCTGTGTCAGAAGATGAATCATGGCAGTGATCATCAGTCCCCGAGCAGTAGTAGTTACAATGGCCTTGTTGAAACCTTTGAACTTGGCTCTGGAGGACAGACGGAATTCCACAAAGTGCAGGAACTAAGGGATGGCGAAAATGAAGAAGAGAGCTCTAAAGATGAGCTATCATGTCAACTGACTGAACATGAGTACCTTCCCAGTAATTCTTCAACAGAACATGATAGACTTAGCACTGGAATGACAAGTCAGGATGGCGAAGAAGGAACTAGTGATAGTGCAGAGTATCAGTATACCAGACCTATGTATAGCAAACCCAGCATCATGTCTCACAAGCGGTGGATCCATGTGAAACCAGAAAGATTTGAACAAGACTGTGAAGGTGTGGATAATCCTTATGATGAACACCAAGTTTCTGAATCCATGAATGCCATTCAGGCGGATCATTCAATCCAGTCTTCAGGTGTTGAAGACTTTCATATAGGTGACAAAAAGATGGAAGCAGAATTTGATGAACAGGCAGATGAAAGTAATTATGATGAACAAGTTGACTTCTATGGCTCTTCTATGGAAGAATTTTCTGGTGAAAGGGCAGATGGAAATTTAAGTGCCCACAGACAGGATCTTATGATTGCAGCAGGTTATGGTGAAGGCATTGAAATGGCTACAGGAATTAAAGAAGAAACATCCCTCACTGGATTCTCACATGCTGATAAGCTGTATCCTTGTCAGTGTGGAAAAAGCTTTACACACAAAAGTCAGAGAGATCGGCATATGAGTATGCACCTTGGTCTTCGACCTTATGGCTGTGGTGTCTGTGGTAAgaaattcaaaatgaaacacCATCTTGTAGGCCATATGAAAATTCATACAGGCATAAAACCATACGAGTGTAACATCTGTGGGAAAAGATTTATGTGGCGGGACAGTTTTCATCGGCATGTGACCTCTTGTACCAAGTCATATCAAGCTTCTAAAGCTGAGCAGAGTACTACTGAGATGAACTAA